atcttccgggccgttttttttacggcaattaggaagaaaaggatagaatcactctcctccccgtAATCTaccgtcccgtatacgaatactccacctgagatccgtaccacctcaggttagtggggtgatgcctttaaaggaagtCGTTCGAAGGCTGGGTTCCTTCGAAACACCTTCAAATGGTGCAAATGGTGCACATTCACTCCAAATAATGAGTAGGGAACAAACATctctttcttctggaaaaatacTCCACTCGAAACCACGCATATCTATTCTTAGAAGTACAGTTTATGCCAATTTGGccaaacatttatttatcaaaAAGAATGTGGCGAAAATACAAGGtgcctctttttcttctcacctCCAATGACAACACCTTCGCCCTCCGACGTCTCATGGGGAACTGGTTGacggcaaaaaataaaataaaataaaagaggcTAGCTACAGGATAGAAACAAATATACATTAAGTTAAAGATTGTATGCCAAAgtctcaacaattttttttttcacatcacaTTTCGCTTAAAAtcgaaaagatttgaaaatacCTCGTTAATTCGTACGGCGGAAAAAAGTAGTTCTAAACTCtcataaactaaaaaaaaaagtttcaacaagaaacaaaagtttCCAATACTGTTGAATTCCTTTAAAATTCCTTATTGTAAATCCCTGGAATGTTTGAAGTACAAAAACTATGAATTACAGCAATAAAGATCGGACCACTTTAATAAACTATACCCTCGTGTTACTTGTGTCACCAGGACGAACTGATCCTCATACTTGCTCCTTCCGCTTTCCTAGCTACAGTTGCCGCGTTGCGGCAAGTGTCGACCATAGCCATTAGGTTCTGGACGGATACGGACGCCGTTCTCTCCCTCATTCGATCGATGCGGCAATAATCGATAGGGCCACGGCGTCGATAAACTCAACGGTTCTCTCTTCCGCGTTCTTTTATACTTATTCGATAGTTTTCCGTGCAGTTGTATATGACTAGGAATAATTCATATTGGTGGGCGTAGTAAGATCCTTTTCCGTTGGTCTCAGCGCCATTGCTTCATCGATTGTCGTACCATCGATCGGTCTTGGATGGAATATTGAACAAATTATAACTAAATTAATGATAACTAAACTGATTACAacgaattataaaaattataacaaaTTATAATTATCTACTTAATTCAGGAAAGTGTGTTCTATTCAGGAGACAGGAGAAGCAGCTTTGTAATGTGgaaaacgttcttttttttgccctaCGTTGGCACGTGACGACGTCCGTCCTTATCTTGAAATAATCTGACACTTCTTAGTCAGTGGAATTCAACCgaactgaagttttttttttttttttttttttttttttttttttgtgacaacACTCTGTGGTTGTATGGTACACATGATTCATCCTCAAGCAGCACTTTATCACGAATGCTGCTCTGAAGAGCTATGTATGACAGCTAAGGTAACGTTTTTGCATACTCTTTGTTTACTCTTCCTCCTTTTCGACACTTTTGCTGTAAGTACGGTTCTTCCAGGGATTATCGTGCTTTACAGTACATATGCTTAGGTTTCTTCCTGACTACGTCAACAAAATTCCACTATTCTGCTACCAAATACATCATTGGACACCATAAAATATCCCTACAAAGTATTATTATATCAATTCAGTACAAAACATTATATCACCTGATAAACAGACACTTTCTCACTGCAAAAGAGAAGTTGATATCTATTTTtggaaatcaaagaaaagacAGCTGAACCGGTCATGAAATCACGTGAAAAGAGCATGTGAGTTTCAGTGGAGTGCAAAGAACAGGAGTATGCGGTACACAGCACAACGCAGTTATACATGCAGCACATTTGGTTTGCAATTTTACAATAGTTCAGCCAACTTCCCCATTTTTCTCCAGTACATCCTATCCGATCATTAAACATAAGAACGACAGCTGAAACACGATACGCATGGACTGAGCAGCTCAGGCTGTAGTCGGCcccaaatgtgttcaaccgaacGGGCGCGGCGCTAGACGGCTAGACGCGTCGCGTTCAACCGAttgaaggcaacataccacgaagtGACGATATTTGGGTATCTCATGGACAATATAGGGTTTGAGGtgtggattacgagtatgagcatatgtgcacgctcaattcccccctAATTGTCCCGGAAAACGGTGCAGAAACGGTTGGCGGCGATTGTGCTTGTACGCAGATGGCACGTTATATACGGTAACGTGGAGGTTTTCATGCCGTTTATCACTACGATTATTAGGGATCGTATGTGAACACAACGCTCACATTCGTACTCTACACGCCGAACCCTATATTGTCCAtgaaagatcccaacatcatCAATCGCGTAGTATGCTTTCCTTAAACACAACTATATGTGCCTATACGAGCTTAATCCAGCAAGTTCTTCAGTGATTTTGATAGCCGGCAAAAGTTCACGGTTGTGGTAACTGAAATGACAAAATCACGATATGACGAGATCACTAGTATGGTGAAAAATGTgggaaaagggaaaataaaCTCTGAGAATTCCCCTTttttccattaaaggcatcaccccacgaatctgaggtggtgcagatttcaggtggagtattcatatacgggattggagagggggtgattccgtgcatttctttctaattgccgtaaaaaacggccccgaagatgcggctccgcacaaggctggcgcgctccagtcgaactccctgtacaaaatagtgcgccaaaactcctgaagccgtatcttccgggccgttttttacggcaattaggaagaaatggacggattcatccccctctccgtagtctcccatcccgtatacgaatactccaccttaaatccgtaccacctcagattcgtggggtgatgcctttaacccacaTTGACGGCAGCGCACATTTTTCGTGTCTGGCACGTGTACAGGCGCGTTTTAGCCACCGTGCAACCGCGGCTCAACGCTGAGCCGCGCTGTTCTTCGGTTACCGCTCTTTTCCTGTGcacaaatttttgcattcttACATGATTTAACTTGTATTTATTGCTAGTACCGTTATAAGACTTTTTTCACTCTGATTCATTCTGCTTACATACAGTTAATTGAGTTTTAGAAGCCAAAGATTGACGAATCTGAGTTAGACGATTCGGTGAATAGTTTCGAAAGAATACCCGTTGAATCTGATGAAGATGTAATGGGAACTACAGAGAATGATTCTATCTTCGATGATGTGTTAATGCTGCTTGCTGATAAGGAGTCTGATTCCAGGAGTAATGAGACATTGTCGATGTCAGACAGTGCCACTGAGCAGATGAATGTTCAAGCGACGCAGAAACTCAAGATGACTGTGACTTATATCAGCAATTTCGTCCACATGATTAGTCACGTAGTTGTCGCAAACCAATCGACTTTTACAAGCTATAATTGAACAAACAAACTTTGTCGGTAACTGTCGAAGAAACGAGAAAGCAATGGCACATATTCCGCTGAAGTCAAAAACTTCATTAGATTCTTTTTAGTAAATAAAGAAGCATTTTCTGCATTAAATGTTTCTAAGGATTTGCAATATTATTCATGAATTTGTTActagtttttgaaagattaaAACGTTTTGCCAGACCTATGTTGTGTATATAGTTGGATATTGTTCGAAGCTAATAAACcaattatagtagggtcaaaaggacatgaagcgcgTATGTAAATgtgtacgcggcttctctcgaggtgcTTCGGTAgagtgtagcggctaggagcgcgGTGGCTTGGTGGCACCACCCGTCGCTGCAGgtcgcgacggtcccacctcggttccgaCTGCTgactccaccgcgccgtttcgagcgcgtacgcaaatgcaccgcaactacactcgtgattcatgccgttttgacccggccaTAAGCACAAGAAACTTTTAGAAAATtgggaaatcatgaaaaatagcCGTTGAAAAGTGTGCAACTCAACGTTCAGCCGCATTGTCTCATGAGACCAAAAAACCCCGGCTCACCGTTGAGTCGCGCTATCGTCAAAGGGTTAAAGGGAGCATACTACAAATCagagaaccgctttagttcctatgaAGTATGTTAGAACCTTCCTCTACGTAGAcgttccgatcgcttcagcagcCCTTTCATTGGTTGCACATGGATGGGCGATCGACGAAAACCCACTGGTTTCCACCGCCGCGCAGCTGGTTGCAGCGCGTGTAcaacggtggcgcgttgcaactgaagtcgtcctgaaaaacggagtctttgaAGCCATTTTTCACGGAGATCacggagaaatgagcgggaccaACCCTgatccgcaatctacaacctcatctttAGCTTGTCCAGCTGTTTCCCTTActacgtcaaattcgtggtatgccgccTTTAAAGTAGGTTTCTAAGAACACTTCGGGAAATAGGTTTTGTCACGAGGTGACTTTTTTCTAGttgatttctcttttgttgttgtttcccaatcaaagaaaaaagggaacgTTCTGGATAAGATtgtggaaagaagaaaagtcatTTCTTCGAAAGGAAAGCAGGTAACAATGTCTGAAGACTGCTACTGACTGAAATAATTTGGCACACGATTACAATCTAGAAGTCTTAATGATGCCCCTTAATGAGTCTTAATGAGTCTTAATGAGAGTTCCACCAAACATCAGAACGAGTCACGCGCGCACGCATGCGTCCAATTGGTGACTATCGATCGTTGGTTTACCGGCGCCGGTAGAACAGTGCGGGCCGGCTTAGGAAGGAACATTTATAAACGGTTATTTTTATGCGAGAGGAACGCGAGAGGAACGTACAGTCACCATCTGTAGTTGATGTAACTATAACTATCTTCTCTAGCTTTCCTGGGTGCAGTGAATTCCCGAACGAGTCGGACGGGTATTCAGTCGGGACAACCTTGACTACCTGCCTTCCAGTTCCATGTAACCCCCCTCGCTGCCGACCTTGAGCACTTGCGGATCTCTAATTTAAACATTATCGA
This is a stretch of genomic DNA from Necator americanus strain Aroian chromosome II, whole genome shotgun sequence. It encodes these proteins:
- a CDS encoding hypothetical protein (NECATOR_CHRII.G4814.T1), with product MIHPQAALYHECCSEELCMTAKKPKIDESELDDSVNSFERIPVESDEDVMGTTENDSIFDDVLMLLADKESDSRSNETLSMSDSATEQMNVQATQKLKMTVTYISNFVHMISHVVVANQSTFTSYN